In Syntrophales bacterium, the sequence AACGCGGATATACTGTCCGAAACCTCCCGAAGTGTTCATTCCCAGATCGTAACTGGTTACGATGACCTCGTCACCGGCCTTGAAGTTCGGGTTCGTGCTTTCCTCAACAACGCCGGCGGCATCGATGCCGGGGGTGTGGGGGTAGTTCCGGGTCACTCCCTTGTTGCCCGTCGCGGAAAGAACGTCTTTGTAGTTAAGTGAAGAATACAGAACTCTGACCAGGACATCTCCGGCGGGAAGCCGGTCCAGCGGGAGATCGGTGAGCTTTCTTTCATACGTCTTATCGCCTGTTTCCTCAACCATAAGGGCCTTGTAGGTTTTTTCAGTCACGGTGTACCTCCTGCCTGTCGAAGCCTGTTTAAAATTGTTCCTTCCTGTGTAACACAAGATTCAAAGGAAGGCAAAAAGAGACTTCCTTTGACATGGCCGGGGGCTTCACCTGCTATAATCCGCACGTTTTACCCTGTCCTCCGCCGCTGCAGCGCTACCCCGCAGGAGACCTCATTCTTCAGGATGCGCGCGCATGCCGGGGAAAACCATGGGTATAACAGACTCATCGGGCGCTCATCGTGGTTTCGGCAGATCCTTCGTGTCAAAGCCGTGTTCTTCGTAGCCGTCATAAATGTACTTCAGGTAGCCTGCGGAGGGCGTGCCGTTTTCTGTCAATTTCTTCGGGTCGGCCATGTACAGGTGCCCCATGTGCTGAGGGCCCGAGGGCGTGAATGAAAAAGGTACCACAATGCGCGCGTAATGGGCTGGTCCCCCCTCGAAACCGTCGAGCAGGCTGAGAAGATCCCTGGTGATCACACAGGCCGTAAAGGGGCATCGATACCCGGCCCCCGCCCAGGCAATGTTTGCGTAAACACCTCCCCCGTCGGCCTTCTTGTTGAACATCAGCCGGTATCCTTCGAGATAGCCCTTTTCAATGGTGCCCGGAATCGGGATTCTTTTCTCAAGCCGCCCGGTGCTCATGTTGGAGGCAAAGGCAATGTACCATTGCTCGGGGGAAACGGCTTCAGCCAGGTACCTGCGGTATTCCCCACATTCGATGATCCGGCTCCGCTCACAATCACCATGAAAGAAATAAGCCTGTACCGTGACGATGGATCCGTCATGCATGAGTGTCGCCCGCACGTCCCGCCGCCTGAACAGGGAGGCTGTATCCCGGCCGGGATGATTCCCTTCGATGGCGTCGAGCACCCGCAGAATGGCATCGTCCGCCTCGAAGACCTCTCCGTGAACGGTACCATCACCCTCGACGAGGGCGGATAGTCTCCCAGGTCGTGGAGTATGCCCTCAACAATCCCGTGTCCCTGGAAGGGTGCCCCCGCCAGAGCCGGATGCCGGTCCAAACCTCGCAGCAGTGTTCCATAGACAAAAATCTTCATCGTGTGCTCTCTTCCTCGTGGACAGGCATCATCAGGGGATGCTGTTTTTCACCGCATCCGCGGAATCCGTCAACCGGCCTCTTCAGCTCTGTTTTGCATGATGCGTGCCCGTCATGTCTTCCATATCAATCCGTATCACCTCGGTACGGGCCACTGGAAGATTTTCTCATGTCCGGAGTGACCACCTTGTATATAGACCGATTCTTTACCAGTGATGACGGCCTGTCAACAGGGAATTTTTCATGTGTCTTTTTTCATCGTATCAGTGATGACGGTTCTCGACATTGTACGCGATAGTAAGGGATAGTAACAGATGTTTGCATGCACATCGAATCCCGTGTACTATCTCATGATGGAATGTCCCGTTCAGGAGTTTCCTGCCGCCCACTTTTTCAGGGCATGGGAGAGAACTTCCGTCCCGAGGTTTTTGAATTGTGTCATTGCGATGAGCATCGAGGCGGGAAACTGTTCTTTACCGGTGTCATCGTGAAAGGTTTCTCCCTTCGGTCGAAATGACGGAGGGGGCGGTCGAAATGACGGAAGGGGCGGTCGAAATGACAGAAGGAGTGGCGGAATGACGGAAAAGGCCGTCCAAAGAACGGAAAGGAACGATCGCACGGACGGAAAGGAATGGCCATAATGACAAAATCGTAAGTTTTTAAAGATATTGTCCTTCGCTATACCGGAGGTCCTTTGCATATAATTTTCAGGCTTTTTCCATTTCAACCACACCGTGAGCCCCCCCGCGGGAGGGCTTCCAGGGGAGAACCATGGATATGAGAACAGGCGCGGATACATTCAAAAGCCACAAGGGACAGAATATTTACTATCGATCATGGCTTCCCGATGACGAGCCGAGAGCGGTGCTGTTGATCGTCCATGGCCTGGCAGAGCACAGCGGCCGGTACGGTAACCTGGTCAATCATTTCGCTCCCCGGGGATATGCCCTGTACGGACCGGACCACATCGGTCACGGCAAATCGGACGGTACCCGGGTGTTTGTGGAACGCTTCGACGACTTCATCAGGCCCCTAAACGCGTTGTTCCGCATGATCCGCCAGTGGCACCCGGGGAAGCCGGTGTACCTGGTGGGCCACAGCATGGGAGGACTCATAGCCGTCATCTACCTCATCGAGAATCCGGAAGATATGGCCGGGGCCATTCTCTCCGCGCCCGCCGTGAAGATTCCCGAAAGGATGTCGTCCTTCGCCGTTCTTGCGGCCATGGTTCTGTCAAACCTGTTCCCGAAAATCGGAATAATGGAGCTCGATTCCGACGGCATAAGCCGTGACAACGCCGTTGTCTACGCCTACCGGCATGACCCGCTGGTGTACCGGGGGAAGATAACGGCCCGCCTGGGGACTGAAATGTATCGAGCCATGCAGCGGGTGGCATCGCAGGCTTCCGCGATCGCCACGCCCCTCCTGATTCTGCAGGGCAGTGCCGACAGGATGGTATCACCCGAAGGAGCCCGGACGCTCTATGAGAAGGCGGGAACGACGGACAAGAGACTGAAACTCTACGACGGTCTCTATCATGAGGTCTTCAATGAACCCGAATACGAAGAAATAATGAAAGAGGTGGAACGCTGGCTGGCGATGCGTTGACGGGACTCGTATCCGCTTATGTCCTTGACATGAAAAAACACATCCATTACGATCCTTTTCGCTTGATTCTTCATTAAGCGCCTCTGAATGATGGTGCCGATCGGGACGTTCTTTCCGCCTTTCGTTGATGGTGTGCAGTCAACGGTATGACACATCGGTGATTGTGGAATGCGCGAGCGGTTTCATTTGTACAGCAGATATTGGAAATCATGGTGGTATGTCTTTGCCGCCCTGGGAGCGTTGCTGTTCCTGCTGATCGTCACTGCCGTTATCTTCCGCGGCCACATACCCCTTGACGAACGGAGCTTTGAGTTTCTGATCCTCGGGGCGATGTTCCTGATTCTCCTCAGTCTGTCAGTGGTTACATCCGTCATAATCCACCGTTACATCAGGCCCCTGAGAAAGCTTGCCGAGGAGGCCCGT encodes:
- a CDS encoding lysophospholipase: MDMRTGADTFKSHKGQNIYYRSWLPDDEPRAVLLIVHGLAEHSGRYGNLVNHFAPRGYALYGPDHIGHGKSDGTRVFVERFDDFIRPLNALFRMIRQWHPGKPVYLVGHSMGGLIAVIYLIENPEDMAGAILSAPAVKIPERMSSFAVLAAMVLSNLFPKIGIMELDSDGISRDNAVVYAYRHDPLVYRGKITARLGTEMYRAMQRVASQASAIATPLLILQGSADRMVSPEGARTLYEKAGTTDKRLKLYDGLYHEVFNEPEYEEIMKEVERWLAMR